In Limisalsivibrio acetivorans, one genomic interval encodes:
- a CDS encoding glycosyltransferase family 9 protein, whose product MKILLIQFYQTGDLVLTTHIPELIKREKPDAEIHFLTFTANAPLLEGNPQIDKVITTKRKDIPAFIKLLLRIRRERYDAVLDFQDNPRSTYCTLFSRANMRITYGDTSRGKVYTHTPERKTGHAGLIKTSLLTPLLGEREYTVEDTRGKVYPPEISKIPKELGLEGRDMIVTISPTHKNDTRRWKLRHFIDTANWLAAERNAGVIFTYGPGEEDYIREGVVETEQIRIMPPLKLREFAGLLERADLHIGNDSAPHHIATAVNTPTFIIIGSTSPGWVLPSPKHTWISKGMDCQPCKKSECRISGDVPCMEELSFNDIKPALERFIDNGFSE is encoded by the coding sequence ATGAAGATACTGCTCATACAGTTTTACCAGACGGGTGATCTGGTTCTCACAACACACATCCCAGAGCTTATAAAGCGTGAGAAACCCGATGCGGAGATACATTTTCTTACATTCACGGCAAATGCTCCCCTTCTGGAGGGGAACCCCCAAATAGACAAAGTGATAACCACCAAAAGGAAGGATATCCCGGCATTTATCAAACTCCTTCTCAGGATAAGGCGTGAAAGATATGATGCGGTTCTGGACTTTCAGGATAACCCCCGCTCCACATACTGCACCCTCTTCTCCCGTGCGAATATGCGTATAACCTATGGGGACACCAGCAGGGGGAAAGTGTATACCCATACCCCCGAGCGCAAGACAGGGCATGCAGGACTCATAAAAACATCCCTCCTTACCCCCCTCCTTGGCGAAAGGGAGTACACGGTCGAGGATACGAGGGGAAAGGTATACCCACCCGAAATAAGCAAAATACCAAAGGAACTTGGCTTAGAGGGCAGGGATATGATAGTAACAATCTCACCCACCCATAAGAACGACACCAGACGATGGAAGCTGAGGCATTTCATAGATACAGCAAACTGGCTGGCCGCGGAAAGGAATGCGGGGGTTATCTTCACCTACGGCCCCGGCGAAGAGGACTATATAAGAGAGGGGGTAGTCGAAACGGAACAGATCAGGATAATGCCCCCCTTGAAGCTGAGGGAATTTGCCGGACTCCTCGAACGTGCGGATCTGCACATCGGCAACGACTCAGCACCACACCACATTGCAACTGCCGTGAACACACCTACCTTCATCATCATTGGCTCCACAAGCCCCGGATGGGTTCTACCCTCCCCGAAGCATACTTGGATATCCAAAGGCATGGACTGCCAGCCGTGCAAAAAGTCTGAATGCCGTATATCCGGAGATGTACCCTGTATGGAGGAGCTGAGCTTTAACGACATCAAACCCGCACTGGAAAGGTTTATAGACAATGGCTTCAGCGAATAG